A genomic region of Synechococcus sp. NOUM97013 contains the following coding sequences:
- the purF gene encoding amidophosphoribosyltransferase, with protein sequence MCGIIGMFCSDSVNQQIYDNLLLLQHRGQDSAGIVTMDNHTFHVHKQRGRVREAFRTRDMRKLLGNVGIGHVRYATRGAAASEDEVQPFYVNAPYGITFVHNGNLTNTSQLEEDLFKVDRRHTNSSSDTEMLVNVLATEIQSRLTGPDVSPDQLFDAVASLHQRVKGSYASIALIAGRGMLAFRDPYGIRPLILGRRTSDQGRNEWIVASESLVIENSGYEIVRDVEPGEAIFIDFDANLHHRQCALSARLVPCAFEYVYLARPDSVMNGISVYETRLRMGDLLAKTIAEELPAGDIDVVMPIPDSARPSAMQVAKQLGIEYREGFYKNRYVGRTFIMPGQAERKKSVRQKLNALGTEFAGKNVLIVDDSIVRGTTSKEIVQMARDAGANQVTFTSAAPPVRFPNVYGINMPTRAELLAHGRTTEEISDVLSADHVVYQSVDNLKQSIVQGTDLDQLEMSCFDGNYVTGDIDENYLKWLEGNCRS encoded by the coding sequence ATGTGTGGAATTATCGGAATGTTCTGTTCTGATTCTGTGAATCAGCAGATCTACGACAACCTTCTATTGCTTCAGCACCGCGGGCAGGATTCTGCGGGGATTGTCACGATGGATAATCACACCTTCCATGTGCACAAGCAACGGGGAAGGGTTCGAGAAGCGTTTCGAACAAGAGATATGCGCAAGCTTCTCGGCAATGTCGGAATTGGCCACGTGCGTTATGCCACACGAGGAGCTGCAGCATCAGAAGATGAGGTGCAGCCGTTTTATGTGAATGCTCCCTATGGAATCACCTTTGTTCACAACGGCAATCTGACCAACACGTCTCAGCTTGAAGAGGATCTGTTCAAGGTGGATCGTCGCCACACCAATTCCTCCAGCGATACCGAGATGTTGGTCAATGTGCTGGCAACAGAGATTCAGTCTCGCCTCACAGGTCCTGATGTCTCGCCGGATCAGCTGTTTGATGCAGTGGCGTCGCTGCACCAGAGAGTCAAGGGTTCCTATGCATCCATCGCTCTGATTGCTGGCCGCGGCATGCTTGCCTTCCGCGACCCCTACGGAATTCGTCCGCTGATCCTGGGGCGACGCACGTCGGATCAGGGTCGCAATGAATGGATTGTTGCCAGTGAATCACTGGTGATTGAAAACAGTGGATACGAGATTGTTCGTGATGTAGAACCCGGTGAAGCCATCTTCATTGATTTTGATGCCAACTTGCATCATCGCCAGTGTGCTCTGTCGGCTCGCTTGGTTCCCTGTGCATTCGAATACGTCTATCTCGCCAGGCCTGATTCCGTCATGAATGGAATCTCCGTTTATGAAACCCGATTGCGGATGGGAGATCTTCTGGCCAAGACCATTGCTGAAGAGTTGCCTGCCGGTGACATCGATGTGGTGATGCCGATTCCTGATTCTGCCCGTCCTTCGGCCATGCAGGTGGCAAAGCAACTTGGAATTGAGTATCGCGAAGGATTCTATAAAAACCGCTATGTGGGCAGAACCTTCATCATGCCGGGGCAGGCAGAGCGTAAAAAATCAGTTCGCCAGAAACTGAATGCTTTGGGGACTGAATTTGCTGGAAAAAATGTTTTGATTGTGGATGATTCAATCGTGCGCGGTACCACGTCCAAGGAAATCGTGCAGATGGCGCGTGATGCAGGAGCGAATCAGGTGACCTTTACCTCTGCCGCACCGCCAGTTCGTTTTCCGAATGTGTATGGCATCAACATGCCTACACGAGCAGAATTGCTTGCGCACGGACGAACAACGGAAGAAATTTCTGACGTTCTTTCAGCAGACCATGTTGTTTATCAGAGCGTGGACAACCTGAAGCAGAGCATTGTTCAGGGGACAGATCTTGATCAGCTTGAAATGTCTTGTTTTGATGGGAATTACGTGACTGGTGATATTGATGAAAATTACTTGAAGTGGTTGGAAGGGAATTGCCGTTCCTGA
- a CDS encoding RNA methyltransferase: protein MALPDPLLLSDLLRHRVRCDQGLDYGLGVMAWMHPPVHRLLGWVSRPSALRNSRAVWRLDQCRGLDDQQVFVKGSPAEADQLTLERLPTLLDADLLDVEGQRIGQVADLAFVPSTGEILHYLVSRSDPRLPGSSRWRLTPDRIVDQQPGLVSTGIRDLDDLPQARASVRQDLVRRSRHWRDQLQQLGDRAGARLEGWLEEPPWDDEPVPAQVFRDDDPDPMASPDLPDPLEDWDDSDWPSQQERVRDRRSDRDEDPWI from the coding sequence TTGGCGCTGCCTGATCCACTGCTGCTCAGTGATCTGCTGCGCCATCGCGTGCGCTGTGATCAGGGTCTGGACTATGGCCTCGGTGTCATGGCCTGGATGCACCCACCTGTGCATCGATTGCTGGGTTGGGTGAGTCGACCTTCGGCCCTCCGTAATTCACGGGCTGTCTGGCGTCTTGATCAGTGTCGAGGACTGGATGATCAGCAGGTGTTCGTGAAGGGATCACCGGCCGAAGCCGATCAGCTCACCCTGGAGCGGTTGCCGACCCTCTTGGATGCCGATCTTCTTGATGTCGAGGGTCAACGCATCGGCCAGGTGGCGGATTTGGCCTTTGTGCCCTCCACGGGAGAAATCCTTCATTACCTAGTGTCCCGCAGCGATCCTCGATTGCCCGGCAGCAGTCGCTGGCGGCTGACGCCTGATCGCATCGTTGATCAGCAACCCGGACTGGTGTCCACAGGCATTCGTGATCTCGACGATCTCCCCCAGGCCCGGGCCAGCGTTCGTCAAGATCTGGTGAGGCGTTCCCGTCATTGGCGGGATCAGCTTCAGCAATTGGGTGATCGTGCTGGCGCACGATTAGAGGGTTGGCTCGAGGAACCACCCTGGGATGACGAGCCAGTTCCGGCACAGGTGTTTCGCGATGACGATCCTGACCCCATGGCGAGTCCCGATCTCCCAGATCCCTTGGAAGACTGGGACGATTCCGATTGGCCTTCGCAGCAGGAACGGGTGAGAGATCGCCGCAGTGATCGCGACGAAGATCCCTGGATCTGA
- the purL gene encoding phosphoribosylformylglycinamidine synthase subunit PurL, producing the protein MTQSSSVAETFDVAAVLRQEGLTQQDYAEIQHRLGRDPNRAELGMFGVMWSEHCCYRNSRPLLSGFPTEGPRILVGPGENAGVVDLGGGHRLAFKIESHNHPSAVEPFQGAATGVGGILRDIFTMGARPIALLNALRFGPLEDPANVGLMQGVVAGIAHYGNCVGVPTVGGEVAFDPSYSGNPLVNAMALGLMETEDIVKSGASGIGNPVVYVGSTTGRDGMGGASFASAELSSASLDDRPAVQVGDPFLEKGLIEACLEAFQSGDVVAAQDMGAAGLTCSCSEMAAKGDVGVELDLDKVPAREEGMTAYEYLLSESQERMLFVVRAGREEPLMERFRRWGLQAAVVGRVLAEPVVRVLQHGEVAAEVPSRALAEDTPINHHDLLQEPPADIQELWRWTEADLPCPAQHHDWGQELLLLLDDPTIASKRWVHRQYDQQVLANTVVSSGAADAAVVRLRPQQGEGSLEASQRGVAATVDCPNRWVALDPERGAQAAVAEAARNLSCVGAEPLAVTDNLNFPSPETPKGYWQLAKACRGISDACRALNTPVTGGNVSLYNETKQDDGSLKPIHPTPVIGMVGGVDDITTVTGLGWRRAGDPVYLLGVPVADADAGSLGLAGSAYQQLAIGRLAGRPPETDFALEARVGALVRDGIARGLLASAHDCSDGGLSVALAESSMASDHGISVDLAAGGVRTDRLLFAEGGSRIVVSVKAECVQAWESLVGAAMELPITPIGVVTDQPSLVIKVDQRPCLDLSVQQCRDAHAMALPRRIEADVEVTK; encoded by the coding sequence GTGACCCAGTCTTCTTCTGTGGCAGAGACCTTCGATGTCGCCGCTGTCCTCCGTCAGGAAGGGCTCACGCAGCAGGATTACGCCGAAATTCAACATCGCTTGGGACGCGATCCCAACCGCGCTGAGTTGGGCATGTTCGGCGTGATGTGGTCAGAGCATTGCTGCTATCGCAATTCCAGGCCTCTTCTCAGCGGCTTCCCTACGGAAGGGCCTCGCATCCTGGTCGGTCCCGGTGAAAACGCCGGTGTGGTTGATCTCGGCGGCGGCCATCGCCTGGCATTCAAGATCGAGAGCCACAACCACCCCTCAGCGGTTGAACCCTTCCAAGGGGCTGCAACAGGGGTCGGCGGCATCCTGCGGGACATCTTCACCATGGGTGCTCGGCCGATTGCGCTGCTGAATGCGTTGCGCTTCGGCCCGCTGGAGGATCCCGCCAATGTGGGCCTGATGCAGGGCGTGGTGGCAGGCATTGCCCACTACGGCAATTGCGTCGGTGTTCCCACTGTGGGAGGTGAGGTGGCCTTTGACCCCTCCTACAGCGGCAACCCTCTGGTCAATGCCATGGCCCTGGGTCTGATGGAGACCGAGGACATCGTCAAATCAGGGGCTTCCGGCATTGGCAATCCCGTCGTCTATGTCGGCAGCACCACAGGCCGCGACGGCATGGGGGGAGCCAGTTTTGCCAGTGCTGAGCTCAGTTCTGCTTCACTCGACGATCGACCGGCTGTGCAGGTGGGTGATCCTTTTCTGGAAAAGGGCCTGATTGAGGCCTGTTTGGAGGCGTTTCAGAGCGGTGATGTGGTGGCTGCTCAGGACATGGGGGCAGCTGGCCTCACCTGCAGCTGTTCCGAGATGGCGGCAAAGGGTGATGTCGGGGTGGAGCTCGATCTCGACAAGGTGCCGGCGCGCGAAGAGGGGATGACGGCTTACGAGTATCTGCTCTCTGAATCCCAGGAGCGGATGCTGTTCGTGGTTCGCGCCGGCCGTGAGGAGCCTTTGATGGAGCGCTTCCGTCGCTGGGGACTTCAAGCGGCAGTGGTGGGTCGTGTGCTGGCGGAGCCTGTGGTTCGTGTGCTGCAGCACGGTGAAGTGGCGGCGGAGGTGCCGTCCCGTGCTCTGGCCGAAGACACGCCGATCAATCACCACGACCTCCTGCAGGAACCACCTGCTGACATTCAGGAGCTCTGGCGCTGGACTGAAGCGGATCTTCCCTGCCCTGCTCAGCACCACGACTGGGGTCAGGAGTTGCTGCTTCTTCTGGATGACCCCACCATTGCGAGCAAGCGCTGGGTGCATCGGCAGTACGACCAGCAGGTGTTGGCGAACACTGTCGTGTCTTCAGGTGCTGCCGATGCTGCCGTAGTGCGGCTCCGCCCTCAGCAGGGTGAAGGTTCGCTTGAGGCCTCCCAACGGGGTGTGGCGGCCACGGTTGACTGTCCCAACCGCTGGGTTGCACTTGACCCCGAGCGAGGTGCTCAGGCGGCCGTGGCTGAAGCGGCGCGCAATCTCAGCTGTGTTGGTGCCGAACCGCTGGCGGTCACCGACAACCTCAATTTCCCTTCTCCTGAAACACCCAAGGGCTATTGGCAGCTGGCCAAAGCCTGTCGGGGCATTTCCGATGCCTGCCGAGCGTTGAACACCCCCGTCACTGGTGGCAATGTCTCCCTCTACAACGAGACCAAACAGGATGACGGCAGCCTGAAGCCCATTCACCCCACCCCCGTGATCGGCATGGTGGGAGGCGTGGATGACATCACCACTGTGACCGGTTTGGGCTGGCGCAGGGCAGGAGATCCTGTGTATCTGCTGGGTGTGCCCGTGGCCGATGCTGATGCCGGCTCGCTCGGTTTGGCAGGCAGTGCCTATCAACAGCTGGCCATCGGTCGCCTCGCCGGTCGTCCGCCTGAGACGGATTTCGCTTTGGAAGCGCGCGTGGGTGCGTTGGTGCGCGATGGCATTGCGCGAGGACTGCTCGCTTCAGCCCACGACTGCAGCGACGGTGGCTTGAGCGTCGCCTTGGCTGAATCTTCGATGGCCTCCGACCATGGGATCAGCGTCGACCTTGCCGCCGGTGGTGTTCGCACGGATCGTCTTCTGTTTGCTGAAGGCGGCAGCCGCATCGTGGTGTCTGTGAAGGCGGAATGTGTCCAAGCCTGGGAGTCCCTGGTCGGTGCAGCGATGGAGCTACCAATCACGCCGATTGGTGTGGTGACCGATCAACCCAGCCTGGTCATCAAGGTGGACCAGAGACCCTGCTTGGATCTGTCCGTTCAGCAATGCCGTGATGCCCACGCTATGGCGCTTCCGCGTCGCATCGAAGCCGATGTTGAGGTCACAAAATGA
- the queG gene encoding tRNA epoxyqueuosine(34) reductase QueG produces MDVPSEREALSRALKQRAREEGFDPVGIARLPGSARLQLRTEALQRWLDAGHQGAMGWMAAPRRRSAQTLLDGANSLLAVGLNYHVAIERRMDRLAVARYAWGRDYHRVVNQRLRRVGRWLQEQRPDCRWRVCVDAEPLLDKAWAEEAGLGWIGKHSNLIHADRGSWMVIGHLITTEALEADQPAAARCGRCRTCIDACPTEAITEPFVVDARRCIAFHTIENREPELPETMATALGPWVAGCDICQDVCPFNQAGIPSSDDPDVQPRPWLLDLQAEAIQAWTDDDWDERLRGSALRRIKPWMWRRNAAAAKPDSPPSVD; encoded by the coding sequence TTGGATGTTCCATCCGAGCGTGAAGCACTGAGCCGAGCCCTGAAACAACGGGCCCGAGAGGAGGGATTCGACCCGGTCGGCATCGCTCGCCTGCCGGGGAGCGCGCGATTGCAACTGCGCACCGAAGCTCTGCAGCGCTGGCTGGACGCCGGTCATCAAGGCGCCATGGGCTGGATGGCCGCTCCCCGTCGTCGCTCAGCCCAGACGCTGCTCGATGGAGCCAACAGCCTTCTGGCAGTGGGTCTGAACTATCACGTAGCCATCGAACGACGCATGGATCGCCTGGCGGTGGCCCGCTACGCATGGGGTCGCGACTACCACCGGGTGGTGAACCAGCGACTCCGGCGTGTGGGGCGCTGGCTGCAGGAGCAACGTCCGGATTGCCGCTGGCGTGTCTGCGTGGATGCAGAACCGCTCCTGGACAAAGCCTGGGCAGAAGAAGCGGGCCTGGGATGGATCGGGAAACACAGCAACCTGATCCATGCCGATCGTGGCTCCTGGATGGTGATCGGTCATCTGATCACCACGGAAGCACTGGAGGCCGATCAACCTGCGGCAGCGCGCTGCGGTCGCTGCCGCACCTGCATTGATGCATGCCCAACAGAGGCCATCACCGAACCCTTTGTGGTGGATGCACGGCGCTGCATCGCCTTTCACACCATCGAAAACCGGGAGCCGGAACTGCCCGAGACGATGGCAACAGCTTTAGGGCCATGGGTGGCCGGCTGCGACATCTGCCAGGACGTCTGCCCGTTCAATCAAGCCGGAATCCCCTCCAGCGACGATCCGGATGTGCAACCACGCCCCTGGCTGCTGGATCTCCAAGCCGAAGCGATCCAGGCATGGACGGATGACGATTGGGATGAACGTCTGCGCGGTTCTGCACTGCGTCGCATCAAACCCTGGATGTGGCGACGCAATGCGGCAGCAGCGAAACCAGACAGCCCGCCTAGTGTTGATTGA
- a CDS encoding DNA topoisomerase (ATP-hydrolyzing) subunit A, whose product MAEERVQPIALHQEMQRSYLEYAMSVIVGRALPDVRDGLKPVQRRILYAMHELGLTPDRPYRKCARVVGDVLGKYHPHGDQAVYDALVRLVQTFSSRHPLLDGHGNFGSVDDDPPAAMRYTETRLAPIAHEGLLDEIGNDTVDFAPNFDGSQQEPTVLPAQLPFLLLNGCAGIAVGMATSIPPHNLGEVVDGLIALVRKPDLTDEKLLSLIPGPDFPTGGEVLLGSGVRDTYLKGRGSIPMRGVAHIEEVQPGKGRHKRKAVIVTELPYQLSKAGWIEKLAEQVNDGKIGGIADIRDESDREGMRVVVELRRDADPDTVLKDLQRRTSLQSNFGAILLALVDGQPKQLSLRRMLQTFLDYRELTMIRRTSHALRKTEDRLEVVEGLTTALASLQKVIAMIQEARDASSARASLMVQLDLSERQADAVLSMPLRRLTGLEQESLRQEADDLRAERQRLKLLLDNRDQLLDALVQELRQLKKRFATPRRTRLVEGGDHLLAERAASQRPNAELQRQQALDALPPESKLLIQNDGQVKVVSPQLLGRLHLNEPVNLGYEPSPAQLILPIHPAPRLLALTATGRVALVRWEFAGQQPGSLERFLPTALEGDSVISLLQLPPADDDEANQRLSLGLLSTDGRFKRLPLDDMQELSGRAATIVKLKDGVSLLSAVICEDGGTVALISDIGRVLCLPVEEQCLPVMGKLAQGPMAMRMLPGETLVGAVSQPADSTAAGNSGEILVGTAKGWLTRLSLASLRRCKRGDLGEIALQLCANGKELDPVITVCATSDLAGVITSKSRHGRILSESISPDTEAPTDLSLKADEQLTRLVPLIS is encoded by the coding sequence ATGGCCGAGGAGCGCGTTCAACCGATCGCCCTGCATCAGGAGATGCAGCGCTCCTACCTCGAGTACGCGATGAGCGTGATCGTGGGTCGAGCTCTACCGGATGTCCGTGATGGGCTCAAACCGGTTCAACGGCGCATCCTCTACGCGATGCATGAGCTGGGGCTGACGCCAGATCGGCCCTACCGCAAATGTGCCCGAGTCGTCGGCGACGTGCTCGGCAAATATCACCCCCACGGTGATCAAGCCGTGTACGACGCCCTGGTGCGGCTGGTGCAGACCTTCTCCAGTCGGCATCCACTGCTCGATGGTCACGGCAACTTCGGCTCCGTGGACGACGATCCGCCGGCCGCGATGCGATACACGGAGACGCGACTAGCCCCGATCGCCCACGAAGGGCTTCTGGACGAAATCGGCAACGACACCGTTGATTTCGCACCCAACTTCGACGGTTCTCAACAGGAACCCACCGTCCTGCCGGCTCAGCTTCCGTTTCTGCTGCTGAACGGTTGCGCAGGCATTGCCGTCGGGATGGCCACCAGCATTCCTCCCCACAACCTTGGCGAAGTGGTGGATGGCTTAATCGCCCTGGTACGCAAGCCGGACCTCACCGATGAGAAGCTGCTCAGCCTGATCCCCGGACCTGACTTCCCCACAGGTGGTGAAGTGCTGCTGGGCAGTGGTGTGCGCGACACCTACCTGAAAGGCCGCGGCAGCATCCCGATGCGGGGTGTGGCACACATCGAGGAAGTCCAGCCAGGCAAGGGACGTCACAAACGCAAGGCGGTGATCGTCACGGAACTGCCTTACCAACTCAGCAAGGCCGGCTGGATCGAAAAACTGGCGGAACAGGTCAACGACGGAAAGATCGGCGGCATCGCGGACATCCGCGATGAAAGCGACCGTGAAGGCATGCGTGTCGTGGTCGAATTGCGGCGTGACGCCGATCCAGACACGGTGCTGAAGGATCTGCAACGACGCACCTCACTGCAGAGCAATTTCGGCGCGATCCTGCTGGCCCTTGTGGACGGACAGCCCAAGCAGCTGTCCTTGCGGCGCATGCTCCAGACCTTCCTGGACTACCGGGAACTGACGATGATCCGGCGCACCAGTCACGCGCTGCGCAAAACGGAAGATCGCCTTGAAGTGGTGGAGGGTCTGACCACAGCCCTGGCATCGCTGCAGAAAGTGATCGCGATGATCCAGGAAGCACGCGATGCATCCAGCGCCCGGGCGAGCCTGATGGTGCAGCTGGATCTGAGTGAGCGGCAGGCTGATGCCGTTCTGTCCATGCCTTTGCGCCGACTCACAGGCCTGGAACAGGAAAGTCTGCGTCAGGAGGCCGACGATCTACGGGCCGAACGGCAGCGCTTGAAATTGCTCCTCGACAACCGCGATCAACTGCTGGATGCCCTCGTGCAGGAGCTGCGCCAGCTCAAAAAGCGTTTTGCCACGCCGCGACGGACGCGACTGGTGGAAGGCGGCGACCATCTCCTCGCTGAACGGGCCGCCAGCCAGCGTCCCAATGCTGAACTGCAGCGTCAGCAGGCTTTGGATGCCCTACCACCTGAATCGAAACTTCTGATTCAAAACGATGGTCAGGTGAAGGTCGTCAGCCCACAACTGCTCGGCCGCCTGCATCTAAATGAGCCGGTGAATCTGGGTTATGAACCCTCACCAGCACAGCTGATCCTGCCGATCCACCCCGCCCCTCGTTTGTTGGCGCTCACCGCCACGGGACGAGTGGCATTGGTGCGCTGGGAATTCGCCGGTCAGCAGCCCGGTTCGCTGGAACGATTCCTGCCCACTGCTCTGGAAGGCGACTCGGTAATCAGCCTCCTGCAACTCCCACCTGCGGACGATGATGAAGCCAATCAGCGTCTGTCCCTCGGCCTGCTGAGCACTGACGGCCGCTTCAAGCGACTGCCACTGGACGACATGCAGGAGCTCTCCGGTCGTGCGGCAACCATTGTCAAACTCAAAGATGGAGTCTCACTGCTGTCGGCCGTGATCTGTGAAGACGGTGGCACCGTGGCCTTGATCAGTGACATCGGTCGAGTGCTGTGCCTACCCGTGGAAGAACAGTGTCTGCCCGTGATGGGAAAACTGGCGCAGGGTCCGATGGCGATGCGCATGTTGCCCGGAGAGACGCTAGTGGGAGCCGTGAGTCAGCCGGCAGATTCCACAGCCGCCGGAAACAGCGGCGAAATTCTTGTAGGAACAGCTAAGGGTTGGCTCACACGATTGTCCTTGGCGTCGCTGCGTCGCTGCAAACGGGGAGATCTCGGCGAGATTGCCCTTCAACTATGCGCCAATGGAAAAGAACTGGATCCTGTGATCACGGTATGTGCAACAAGTGATCTTGCAGGAGTGATCACCAGCAAAAGCCGTCATGGACGCATCTTGAGCGAATCAATCAGTCCTGACACCGAAGCACCGACTGACCTTTCATTGAAAGCGGATGAGCAGTTGACCCGCTTGGTGCCACTGATCAGCTAA
- the dnaN gene encoding DNA polymerase III subunit beta — MKLVCSQSELNAALQLVSRAVASRPTHPVLANVLLTADAGTDRLSLTGFDLNLGIQTSLAASVETSGAVTLPARLFVEIVSRLSSDSPITLSTDESGEQVELTSLSGSYQMRGMPADDFPDLPLVENGTALKLDPAALVKALRGTLFASSSDEAKQLLTGVHLRFDRTSLEAASTDGHRLAVLSVNDALQAPLEVADPDASDDAALAVTLPARSLREVERLMAGWKGTDAVSLFCERGQVVVLAADQMVTSRTLEGTYPNYRQLIPESFTRTLQLDRRAFVASLERIAVLADQHNNVVRIGTDPAKGLVQISADAQDVGSGSESLPADIDGEPVQIAFNVRYVLDGLKAMDADRICLQCNAPTTPAILSPADDGSGLTYLVMPVQIRT; from the coding sequence CTCCAATTGGTCAGCCGTGCCGTTGCGTCGCGTCCAACCCATCCAGTGCTGGCGAACGTGCTGCTGACTGCCGATGCCGGCACCGACAGGCTCAGCCTCACGGGATTTGATCTCAACCTCGGCATCCAGACATCGTTGGCTGCATCCGTGGAGACCAGCGGTGCCGTGACGCTTCCAGCTCGACTATTCGTTGAGATCGTTTCCCGTTTGTCGAGTGACTCCCCGATCACTCTCTCCACGGATGAGTCGGGTGAGCAGGTGGAACTCACCAGCCTCAGCGGCAGCTATCAAATGCGCGGCATGCCTGCCGACGATTTTCCCGATCTGCCTTTGGTGGAAAACGGCACCGCCCTCAAATTGGATCCTGCAGCGTTGGTGAAAGCGCTGCGCGGCACACTGTTCGCCAGCAGCTCTGACGAGGCCAAGCAGCTCTTGACCGGGGTACACCTGCGGTTCGATCGCACCAGCCTCGAAGCGGCCTCCACCGATGGTCACCGGTTGGCCGTGCTCAGCGTCAATGACGCCCTACAGGCTCCGCTTGAAGTGGCTGATCCAGACGCGTCTGATGACGCTGCTTTGGCCGTCACTCTTCCAGCCCGCTCCCTGCGGGAAGTGGAGCGGCTCATGGCGGGGTGGAAAGGCACCGATGCGGTGAGCCTGTTCTGTGAACGTGGCCAGGTTGTGGTCCTGGCCGCTGATCAGATGGTGACCAGCCGAACCCTGGAAGGCACCTATCCCAATTACCGACAGCTCATTCCTGAGTCGTTCACGCGCACCCTTCAGCTCGATCGTCGTGCGTTTGTGGCGTCGCTCGAGCGCATTGCTGTGCTGGCTGATCAGCACAACAACGTGGTGCGCATCGGCACTGATCCCGCCAAGGGTCTTGTGCAGATCAGTGCCGATGCGCAGGATGTCGGCAGTGGTTCTGAATCGCTTCCGGCCGACATTGATGGTGAACCGGTGCAGATCGCGTTCAACGTGCGCTATGTGCTGGACGGGCTGAAGGCCATGGATGCCGATCGCATTTGCCTGCAGTGCAATGCACCCACCACACCGGCCATTCTCTCACCTGCGGATGATGGTTCCGGACTCACCTATCTGGTGATGCCTGTTCAGATCCGGACCTGA
- a CDS encoding HpsJ family protein, which yields MSASSTDSSLRLSLLLRWLGITLVLLLGLQIGVVLSAADWSDVIYQQLLIERLVSQTPMGFVGLLLMLISSRLDNPQTARTPIRWVVCALSAVLALMMLSVIFMGLSGGQELVGEADQTLDQRRSQLEMARQQSANPDNVKVLGEQLAQAGQLPADATEEEKTEAAQAFIDKQLAQMSDQIKQAERQRNLAVNQRLFGGTISAVVLAVALVLLALAAVL from the coding sequence GTGTCCGCTTCCTCAACAGATTCCTCGCTGCGTCTGTCACTTCTGTTGCGCTGGTTGGGAATCACGTTGGTGCTTCTGCTGGGATTGCAGATCGGCGTGGTGCTCAGTGCAGCGGATTGGAGCGACGTCATCTACCAGCAGCTGCTGATTGAGCGGCTGGTGAGTCAGACCCCGATGGGCTTTGTCGGTCTGTTGCTGATGCTGATCAGCTCACGGTTAGACAACCCTCAAACCGCTCGGACGCCGATTCGTTGGGTGGTCTGCGCGCTGTCGGCAGTGCTGGCCCTGATGATGCTCTCCGTGATCTTCATGGGCTTGAGCGGGGGTCAGGAATTGGTGGGTGAGGCAGACCAGACCCTGGATCAGCGCCGTAGCCAGCTGGAGATGGCGCGCCAGCAGTCCGCCAATCCCGACAACGTAAAGGTGTTGGGTGAGCAACTTGCGCAGGCCGGTCAGCTCCCCGCTGATGCCACTGAAGAAGAAAAAACCGAGGCTGCGCAGGCGTTCATCGACAAGCAGCTCGCTCAGATGAGTGACCAGATCAAGCAGGCGGAGCGCCAGCGCAACCTGGCCGTGAATCAGCGACTGTTCGGTGGAACCATCAGCGCCGTGGTGTTGGCCGTGGCCCTGGTGCTGCTGGCGTTGGCCGCAGTTCTCTGA
- a CDS encoding tetratricopeptide repeat protein, with protein MGVWGRSGKRWCQNLAITLLIGSVGSLSSAPARALVPYVYTPSTEELESAGIGIGRTAAQLLRLGQPQEAARLAALAVRLQPNDERLWSVLAEAQLRSDQLQAAAGSLAKAKSLDPQNAGLWFAEASLALRDQRPDDAVPLLDQGLRLDPKNAGAYFDLGNARVMQSELRQALQAFEQATTIKPSFWEALNNQALVLFEMGNTGEAIRRWRSVLEIKRNAEPMLALAAALNKQSPGDEESIDLARQALAEDPNYVLPGHQENQLWGKKLRLATGVLLAEPNLKGAVERAEANADPKSAE; from the coding sequence ATGGGAGTTTGGGGGCGTTCGGGGAAGCGTTGGTGTCAAAACTTGGCCATCACACTGCTGATCGGTTCCGTGGGCTCCCTGAGTTCAGCTCCTGCCCGGGCCCTGGTCCCGTACGTGTACACACCCAGCACCGAGGAGCTGGAGAGTGCAGGCATTGGCATCGGCCGCACCGCGGCTCAGTTGCTACGTCTGGGTCAACCACAGGAGGCAGCACGTCTGGCCGCACTGGCCGTTCGGCTCCAACCCAACGACGAACGCCTCTGGTCCGTGCTGGCGGAAGCACAGCTTCGCAGTGATCAGCTCCAGGCAGCGGCGGGCTCATTGGCCAAGGCCAAGTCGTTGGATCCACAGAACGCAGGACTCTGGTTTGCCGAGGCCTCCCTGGCCTTGCGCGATCAACGCCCGGATGATGCCGTGCCGCTGCTCGATCAGGGCTTGCGTCTTGACCCCAAAAATGCCGGCGCCTACTTCGATCTCGGTAACGCCCGTGTAATGCAATCGGAGCTGCGTCAGGCCCTCCAAGCCTTTGAACAAGCCACAACCATCAAGCCCAGCTTCTGGGAAGCGCTGAACAACCAAGCGCTGGTGTTGTTCGAGATGGGAAACACAGGGGAAGCGATCCGACGCTGGAGATCCGTGCTGGAGATCAAGCGCAACGCCGAGCCGATGCTGGCTCTCGCTGCAGCATTGAACAAACAATCCCCCGGTGATGAGGAATCGATCGACCTGGCCCGCCAGGCCCTGGCCGAAGACCCGAATTACGTGCTGCCGGGGCATCAGGAAAACCAGCTCTGGGGCAAAAAACTGCGCCTAGCCACTGGTGTTCTGCTGGCGGAACCCAACCTGAAGGGGGCCGTCGAACGGGCTGAAGCCAATGCCGATCCCAAATCGGCTGAGTGA